One window from the genome of Acuticoccus sp. I52.16.1 encodes:
- a CDS encoding efflux RND transporter permease subunit: MNGLINGFARHPNAANLLMALMLGLGIYALAGLTTRFWPPANLNEVEVSIAWPGASAEDVSQNILTAVEPAVRYLVGVDSLRSIAREGSAFTSIEFEAGTDMQKAYSDVEQAIDAIDTLPDGAERPKVAFDTLRDPVAKISVSGPFSEAALQTFARRIRDDLLARDLEKVTIGGARDREIVVDAREHDLLRLGLTVEDLAEAVRANTLDRPSGVVEGVIERQVRVIGGGETPEAIAGFPVKALPSGEVITIRDVARVYDGFERGSVSGLRGGNPAIELTIERAPTADALTADRAVRAYMAEVRPTLPPSLDLKLYDVRTEMLWDRISILVTNGWQGLAVVLAVLFVFLNARIAFWVALGIPVAFAGTLAVMLATGQSLNMVSLFALIMMLGVIVDDAIVVGEHADTLAARGLTPSEAATRGATEMLVPVLASSVTTIASFAPIFLMRDVMGQMMSALPLVGIAIIVASLIECFLVLPGHLAHQGGGSLRIGRFLRLTVIAGLGAAFIGGVVHASSWLLAHGTDAAQALAVLRPVIDLPPTFLAVVAILSGLALAGWVERRLARRAARLPRDPLARFRAGFDRVFNAFRDGAFTRFVRLAYAFRYTTLALAVASVMVVVYGLYLGGGHVRFVFFPSPESEFVTARVEFHPGTPRERAIAGIQAIEAALRDTERDLAQEGDLVADAYALIGRAGRDRGDNLATLQVQLTPSELRAVRTPDLVRAWREALPDLAGVKSASIAERRGGPPGRDLDLRLVGASPSALKLAATDVMAVVETWDGVSGVADDLPYGKPEIALHLTERGKALGFTLDRVGTQVRGAFEGEIARRLTLGPDAEEVPVRVRQRTDGRALSIDDIFLRSSTGEFVPASEVVEIEERNTFSVILRRNGVVTIAVTADVDPAVTSPSAITERVAEEVLPTIEARYGVRGEFGGRDRERRRSFEDLTNGAYLALFVIYLTLALVFGSYWRPVVIMLIIPFGAVGAILGHVAFGMNLTIVSFVGLLGLAGILVNDSIILVKRFDERLGEGETFASAAVGASADRLRAVLLTSLTTIGGLIPLLFEGSMSAEFLKPMAVTMVFGLASATVLVLVLVPCLLGTGYDIGRLLALLIGRRDQPVGPHVPEDRPA, from the coding sequence ATGAACGGTCTCATCAACGGCTTTGCGCGGCATCCCAACGCGGCCAACCTGTTGATGGCGCTGATGCTGGGGCTCGGGATCTACGCCCTCGCCGGCCTGACCACGCGGTTCTGGCCGCCGGCGAACCTCAACGAGGTGGAAGTCTCCATCGCCTGGCCCGGCGCCAGTGCGGAGGACGTCTCGCAGAACATCCTCACGGCCGTCGAGCCGGCGGTGCGCTACCTCGTCGGGGTCGACAGCCTGCGCTCCATCGCCCGCGAGGGCTCGGCCTTCACCTCGATCGAGTTCGAGGCCGGCACCGACATGCAGAAGGCCTACTCCGACGTCGAGCAGGCCATCGACGCGATCGACACGCTGCCCGATGGCGCCGAGCGCCCCAAGGTGGCGTTCGACACGCTGCGCGACCCGGTCGCCAAGATCTCCGTCTCCGGCCCCTTCTCGGAGGCGGCGCTTCAGACCTTCGCGCGGCGCATCCGCGACGACCTGCTGGCCCGCGATCTCGAGAAGGTGACCATCGGCGGCGCACGCGACCGCGAGATCGTCGTCGACGCGCGCGAGCACGACCTTCTGCGCCTCGGCCTGACGGTGGAGGACCTCGCCGAGGCGGTGCGCGCCAACACGCTGGACCGGCCGTCCGGCGTGGTGGAGGGCGTCATCGAGCGGCAGGTGCGCGTGATCGGCGGCGGCGAGACGCCCGAGGCGATCGCCGGCTTCCCGGTCAAGGCGCTGCCGAGCGGCGAGGTCATCACCATCCGCGACGTCGCCCGCGTCTACGACGGGTTCGAGCGCGGCTCCGTGTCGGGCCTGCGCGGCGGCAACCCGGCGATCGAGCTGACCATCGAGCGCGCCCCGACGGCCGACGCCCTCACCGCCGACCGCGCCGTGCGCGCCTACATGGCCGAGGTGCGGCCGACGCTGCCGCCGAGCCTCGACCTCAAGCTCTACGACGTGCGCACCGAGATGCTGTGGGACCGCATCTCGATCCTCGTCACCAACGGCTGGCAGGGGCTCGCGGTGGTGCTGGCGGTGCTCTTCGTGTTCCTCAACGCGCGCATCGCCTTCTGGGTGGCGCTGGGCATCCCGGTGGCCTTCGCCGGCACGCTGGCGGTGATGCTGGCGACGGGGCAGTCGCTCAACATGGTGTCGCTGTTCGCGCTCATCATGATGCTGGGCGTCATCGTCGACGACGCGATCGTCGTGGGCGAGCATGCCGACACGCTCGCCGCCCGCGGCCTGACGCCGTCCGAGGCCGCGACCCGCGGCGCGACCGAGATGCTGGTGCCGGTGCTGGCCTCCTCGGTCACCACCATCGCCTCCTTCGCGCCGATCTTTCTGATGCGCGACGTGATGGGGCAGATGATGTCGGCGCTGCCGCTGGTCGGCATCGCGATCATCGTCGCCTCGCTGATCGAGTGTTTCCTGGTGCTGCCGGGCCATCTGGCGCACCAGGGCGGCGGGTCGCTGCGCATCGGCCGCTTCCTGCGCCTCACCGTGATCGCGGGGCTGGGCGCGGCGTTCATCGGCGGCGTCGTCCACGCCTCGTCGTGGCTGCTGGCCCATGGGACGGACGCGGCGCAGGCGCTCGCGGTCCTGCGCCCGGTGATCGACCTGCCGCCGACGTTCCTGGCGGTGGTCGCGATCCTGTCCGGGCTCGCCCTCGCGGGCTGGGTCGAGCGGCGGCTGGCGCGGCGGGCGGCCCGGCTGCCGCGTGACCCGCTGGCCCGTTTCCGCGCCGGGTTCGACCGCGTGTTCAACGCCTTTCGCGACGGGGCCTTCACCCGCTTCGTCCGGCTCGCATACGCCTTCCGCTACACCACGTTGGCGCTGGCGGTGGCGAGCGTGATGGTCGTCGTCTATGGGCTCTATCTGGGCGGCGGGCACGTGCGGTTCGTCTTCTTCCCCTCGCCCGAGTCCGAGTTCGTGACCGCGCGGGTGGAGTTCCACCCCGGCACTCCGCGCGAGCGGGCCATCGCCGGCATCCAGGCGATCGAGGCGGCGCTGCGCGACACCGAGCGGGACCTCGCCCAGGAGGGAGACCTCGTCGCCGACGCCTACGCGCTGATCGGCCGGGCGGGGCGCGACCGGGGCGACAACCTCGCCACCCTGCAGGTGCAACTCACCCCGTCCGAACTGCGCGCCGTCCGCACGCCCGACCTCGTGCGCGCCTGGCGCGAGGCATTGCCGGACCTCGCGGGCGTCAAGTCCGCCTCCATCGCCGAGCGGCGCGGCGGGCCGCCGGGGCGCGACCTCGACCTGCGCCTCGTCGGCGCGTCACCCTCGGCGCTGAAGCTGGCGGCGACGGACGTGATGGCGGTGGTCGAGACATGGGACGGCGTGTCGGGCGTGGCGGACGACCTGCCCTACGGCAAACCGGAGATTGCGCTGCACCTCACCGAGCGTGGCAAGGCGCTGGGGTTCACGCTGGACCGCGTCGGCACCCAGGTTCGCGGCGCCTTCGAGGGCGAAATCGCCCGCCGTTTGACGCTGGGGCCCGACGCCGAGGAGGTGCCGGTGCGTGTGCGTCAGCGCACCGACGGACGCGCCCTTTCGATCGACGACATCTTCCTGCGCTCGTCGACCGGGGAGTTCGTGCCCGCCTCGGAGGTGGTCGAGATCGAGGAGCGCAACACCTTCTCGGTCATCCTGCGCCGCAACGGGGTGGTGACGATCGCCGTGACGGCCGACGTCGACCCGGCGGTCACCTCGCCGTCGGCGATCACCGAGCGGGTGGCCGAGGAGGTCCTGCCGACCATCGAGGCACGCTACGGCGTGCGCGGCGAGTTCGGCGGGCGCGACCGCGAACGGCGCCGCTCGTTCGAGGATCTCACCAACGGGGCCTACTTGGCGCTGTTCGTGATCTATCTGACCTTGGCGCTGGTGTTCGGCTCCTACTGGCGGCCGGTGGTGATCATGCTGATCATCCCGTTCGGCGCCGTGGGGGCGATCCTGGGGCATGTGGCGTTCGGGATGAACCTCACCATCGTCTCGTTCGTCGGTCTGCTCGGCCTCGCCGGCATCCTCGTCAACGATTCCATCATCCTGGTGAAGCGGTTCGACGAGCGGCTGGGGGAAGGGGAGACGTTCGCGTCTGCCGCGGTCGGGGCGAGCGCGGACCGTCTGCGCGCGGTGTTGCTGACCTCGCTGACGACGATCGGCGGGCTGATCCCGCTGCTCTTCGAGGGGTCGATGTCGGCCGAGTTCCTCAAGCCGATGGCCGTGACGATGGTGTTCGGTCTCGCCTCGGCGACGGTGCTGGTGCTGGTCCTGGTGCCCTGCCTGCTGGGCACGGGGTACGACATCGGCCGGCTGCTGGCGCTGCTGATCGGCCGCCGCGACCAGCCGGTGGGCCCGCACGTGCCTGAGGACCGCCCGGCCTGA